In the Pan paniscus chromosome 19, NHGRI_mPanPan1-v2.0_pri, whole genome shotgun sequence genome, gggctcacgcctgtaatcccaggactttgggaggccgaggtgggcagatcacttgaggtcaggagttcaaaaccagcctgatcaacatggtgaaaccctgtctcaaccaaaaatacaaaaattagctgcatgtggtggagtgtgcctgtaatcccagttactcaggaggctgaggcaggagaatcacttgaacttgggagatggaggttgaagtgagctgagactgtgccactgcactccagcctgggcgacagagccagactccatctcaaaaaaaaaaaagaacactgccTGGAAGGCTTACTCTCCTCCCTTCCAAAATGTCAGgctcagctaaaaaaaaaaactgtccctTATACAAAGCCCTTTAGGGCCTCTCCAGCCCCCATGTGCTCCCTGATCTCCATCCCAGAGCCCAGGCTGTCCTCCCTCCCACATGGCAGCGTGCCCAAGGCCTTGCATTCCAGGATGACTCCCCACATGTGGGAGGCCCTCACCAAAGCCCTTGGTCTGCTTCAAGGCAGCTCAAATgcactgtctctctttttttttttttttttttttttttgagacagggtctcactctgtcgcccaggctggagtacagtgatttgatcttggctcagtgctacctccacctcctgggttcaagcgatcctcccgactcagcctcccaagtacctgggactacagacctgtgccaccacacgtggctaatttttctatttttagtagagatgggatttcaccacattggccaggctggtctcaaactcctgacttcaagtgatccacctgccttggcctcccaaagtgctgggattacagacaagagcCACCTGGGCTTCCGGCCCAGGAAACAGTTTCTGATTGACCCCACCTGCCTCGGCTCACGCTGCCCACATTATTGTAATTAGCTCTTTCACCTGTGTTGCCTGGGAAGCATGCACGGGTCACTTTTCAGCAGAGTGATCAACTCATCCCAGTTTCCCAAGAACTTCCAGCTTAGCGCTGAAGCCCCTTGTCCTGGGCAGTCCAGGCCAGTTGGTCACCCTACATTTcaagcatctgtgtgtgtgtgtataattaagATATTCATCCTTTCTCTTGTCTCTCCACGGACACTCCAAGCCTCTCCAAAGCTAGGCAACTGTCTCATGTCTCAGTTAACCTGGGTACCCCCTCTCTACTCTGTCCCAAATTCTGATGTGGAGTCTCAAGTATAACCTGTAGCCTTGGCTTGGGGCCCTTCCTGCCGAGGCGGACACTGAAAGCCTTGAGATCCTGGCCTTcacaggggaagggggaggggcagAGGGCAGGCTGAAAGAACAGAATGGCACGGAGGACTGGAGCTACGGGTGAGGAGGGCATGGCAAGGCAGGTAAAGTTACAGAAAGCGGAGGAGGTGGGTAGCCTTGAGATGTAGGATGTTTGGGACAGAGTGAAGATAGACgagagaggagggaagatgaAGGAGGACAAAGTCATTTTGCAGGTCTACATAAGCCCCCTGGAGTGCTTGGCCAGGGAGGCAAAGCTGACCACCTGCCACTGACCACTCACCACCAATGTGCGTTTTACACCCCTGTCACACTGaggacgggaggggaggggagcctcAGGTGTAGGTGAGGAAGCAAGTGGGAAGTGTCCAGGCCAGATGGCTGGGAGCCCCTTCCCCATAAGGCATCCAGGAGTGCTCTTAAAACCCAAAGCGGGTGAGGCTTGCCCTTAGGACTGGAGCAGCAGGTGAATGATGGACTATGAGTAAGTGGCTTACCTTTAGCAGGTGTTGGGCAGTGTAGAAGCCAGCTGGGCCACTGCCCACCACACAGATCTGGGGGGTCTTCTCCTGTGTGGAGAAATGGTGGCGGAAGCCTGGGGCCAggcagaggagaaggaaaaggtcAAAATTAACTTCTCTCCCCAGTCCCAAACCAACCTGAATATCCAACAGAAGCTGGAACTTCCCAAGCTTCACCCTCACCTGCATCCTCCTTCTCTTGTTCCTCAAGGCTTTGGCATTTGCAGGGTCTCTTACTTCATCTGAACCCCCAAAGGCTGTGGGTTCATCCAGAGCCTCACATCTCACCCATGAACCTACTACACCACTGCCAATGGCCTGCCCAACAACACTTCATTCCCTATCCAATCGGCTAGAATCCCACATCCTTCCAACGGCCTCCATATCATCCCAATCTCGCCCCCGTGGGTCTCCCCACGGTGTCCTCCTCtaacccctctctctctccacaaaACGCTATATTGCCCATATAGACCCATCTTATTCCTACAGATCCCTGTTTCGACTCAGACTTCCCTCTCGCCCCAAAGACCTCCGTATCATCCTCCATTCACCCCGTCTCACACCTGTGGATCTCAAAGTCTCTCCTTTTCACCTTTGTTGACCTCGGTCTCTAACCCTAGAAGCCTCACATCTCACGCACAGATCTCCGCCCACCCCCGTACACCACCGGGATCTCGCCAGCAGGAAGACACCCCTTCAGTCTCACCCTTCTCCAGCCCTGCCCCAGCTCTGCTCCGACCCCTACTCAGCGCTCGCAGGCCACCCCGCGCTCCCATCCAGCCCCAAAGGCGCCCTGCTCCTACTTGGGGTGCTCCCGGCGGGAGGCAGCCGGGTCCGAGGCCTCGCCGACCAGCCCCACCAGCGCCAGCAGCGCGAAGCCATGGCTGGGAACAGCAACCTGCAAGTGGATCTGTTCCTGGCTACTGCTCCGCAGGGCAAGCCCGCTCCTGCCCGGGCCCGCCCACAAGCGAGGCCCCGCCCCAAACCCCGCCCCCCGCGCTCCGGGAAAGCGGAGCCTTGCGGCTCCACCCCGACTCCCGAGAGAATCCCGCCCCCAAAAGAGAGACCCGCCCTTAACTACGCCCCACCGTCGAAGCCCCGCCCCTCGGAGCATCCGGGGTATACGCGATTTAATACATTTCTCCCCAAGCCTCACCTTCCCTCCAAATCCCGGAAGCCTAGAGTTGGAAGAGAGCGAATCCCCATCGCTGTTTCAGTCCCTCCCCAAGGAAACAGCCACTTAGAAAggagcttattttacttagccgCGCCCCTCTCGGGAGGCTCTCGTCGCTCGCTGATGACGCAGACGCCCTTGCCATTTGATAGCGAATCCTCCCACGTGACTTCGTCCCAGCCAATCACGAGTCCGGCTCCAAGTGAGCCTTCCCGCCGTTGGGAAATAACCAGAGTGCGGAAGTCTGGGGCAAGGGAGCTCCTGCCCTGAGCCCAGCAGCCTCCTTCTTCGACCCCGGGTGTTGTGGCGATGTAACCTCTCAAATCCCCGTCTTTGCCGGGCCAGGGAGAATATTAAACCCTGGAAAGCTCGTCCCACCTCACCTCCTTTCCCATTACATAGGTGAAGAAAAGCGGGGCGGGACAGTGGCTTACGTATGGTACTAAGGACAGAGCGTCCGACCCCCGTGCAGCCGAGCCAGGACCAGAGTTGAGGTACTCCCCTCGGGTTCAGAATTTAAGGGGGCTCCAAAACactcagtaatcaagataaatataATACTGCAACGTTTTAAAAGGTCAAAAGTAATGCAAAAAGTCTATgatcaaaatgttttttaaaataaggacagGATCCGTAGTCACAGCTGACCCAATAAGCCTAACCCCTCTTCCTTTTCCCCATGGGCCCTCTTGTCAAATATTACTTCCTTGGAGAAGCCTTTTCTCTGACCCGTCCCCTCCCAAGTTCCAAGGAGTTAAAGGCCTCTCATTCCACAGCATCTGACCTTATCCCATCATGACTTACTACACTGGTTGTCgtttttaatgagattttaaattcaataataacatacagaaaagtgcacaaatcatAAGTGTACAACTTGACAATATATCACAAGGTGTAACCATAtaaccaccacccagatcaagaaataaaacatggCCAGTATCCCAGGAGTCCTCTGTGCCCTTACTGGTcacttcccctccctcccactgGTAAGAAAATGCTGTTCTGCTTTCTAATAGGTCACTGTGTTTTATGCCTGTCCCACTAGACCAGGAGTAGGCAAACTATAGCTTGCAGGCCAAATACTGTCCACCAGCATGTTTTGGATGACCAACAAGAATGgcttttactgtttttgtttttttggaggttttggggtttttgtttttggttttgatttcgttttttgagacagggtcctgctctgtcacccaggctggagtgcagtggtgccatctcggctcactgcaacctctgcttcctggcttggctcaagcgagcctcaggcctcagcctccggagtagctgggaccacaggtgcctgccaccacgcccggttcatttttgcattttttgtggagatggggttttgccatgtcacccaggctggtctcgaactcctgaactcaaagccatcctcccacctcggccttccaaagtgccaggattacaggagtgagccaccgcacccagcttgtttttacatttttaatggtaaaaaaCAACATTTTGTGACAcgtaaaaattacatgaaattcagaCTTCAGtttgaataaaactttattgGAAGACATCCATGCTTACttctttacatattgtctatggctataTTTGTGCTTTGATGGCACAATTGAGTAGTTGTAACAGAGATCATATGGTTCGCAAAGCCCcagatatttactatctggtcctttacagagtTTGACCACCCCTGCACTAcactataagctccatgaggatgGGGACCCAGTCTCAGCTCTTATATCCCCAGGGCTTCACACACTGGCTAGCACATAATGGAAGTTCGTACAATCGAAAAAGTTCTGTAGGGCTCCCCATCTAGAGGCAGTATATCTGGTGGTGGAGGATGGATTCTAGAGTCAGACAACATTGGGTCTGAATCCCTCTTCCTccacttactagctatatgaCATTGAGAAATTTAATCTCTCCAGGACTTTTTTTCACTGTCTGTAACATTTGGGGGAAATATGAATAGTGGCAATTTGTTGTAGACATTAAAATCAGATGATGAGGTCAAGACAACTTCCATAAATGCTAGataaacattagctattattatcatcatccatATGTATTATGACCTCCCATATGTCTCTGTAGATTAGACCTTAAGTCTCTGCAGAGATCTGGATATACTTCATTCACTCCTGTCACCTCCCTCACCTCTCAGGCCTCAGAAATTCCCAGCCCACATCCTAAGTGAAACAGAAAATGGAGCCTCAAAGCAATCGAGTGACTTGTTCCCGTGATACCCATGGTACAGCTAGATCTGGCACCAGTGCCTTCAGCTGCTGCCCATACCCCAGTCAGGTCCAGATCAATAACAATGAGTCATTGGTTATGTATTTGGATGGTTTTAATCATAAGCCAGGACTGTGCAACTGGGGCCTTTTCTGCCACTGCATTTCTCAAATGGAGAATTAGCAGTTTGATTAATTACACCCCTAGACCTCAAGGCCATTTCTAAGCTGCTAATGCATTTCCAAGGAGCAGCAATAACATATAGCAAAGCAGTGGGCTGGGGAGCCGCCAAGCCTGCCTCGTGCCAAGAGGGCTGCCTGGATCCAAAACTCCACTCTATCAGTCAGCCTTCTAGCAAGAAACAGATGGCACACTCAAAAGGCGTGATTGAGGACAGTTTAATGAAGGAGTTTGTATACAGAGGTGTGAGCAGGGTGAAGGGAATGGAGAAGCACCCCAGGCTAGCAACAGCTGGAAACCACTACCACCGCAAGCCTGGAGGGAGCTGTTTCAGAACTAGTGAGAGTCTGTAGCTATGGAAAAGGGTGTCTAAAGGAACTGTGGTCTTTGGTAAAGGAAGGTGTGGTGGAGATGAATGGGGCTCTCCAACGGAACAAGGCTCAGGGAATGCCTGTGCCTGTAGCCAGACCCCTCTGCCCATCCCCCAGGCTCCCATTTGCCGGCAGTTTGTCTCCCTATCAGCAGGGTCAGGAGGCCTTTCACCCTATCCAAGGCCTTCACTGAAAAACAAGGCAATTACACGCTCAGAGAATGACTTGCATGTTCTCAACTGGGTCAACtcggcaatgtctggagacatttttgattgtcacaacttgaGCTCCCAGCATCTAGTAGGTAGAAGCCAGTGACGCTGCTAAACATccaacaatgcacaggacagcccccaacaACACAGAATTGGCCAGATAAAATGTCAGTAGTGactgcgcatggtggctcacacctgtaatcctagcactttgggaggccaaggtgggtggattgcctgggctcaggagttcgagaccagcttgggcaacatggtgaaactccgtctctactaaaatacaaaaaattagccaggcatggtggcaggcgcctgtagtcccagctactcgggaggctgaagcaggagaatcgcttgaacctgggaggcagaagttgcagtgagctgagatcatgccactgcactccagcctgggcgacagagcgagactccatctccataaaaaaaaaaaaaagtcaatagtgccaaggtgaGAGACCCTGTTTTCAACTAATGGGTCTggcctccttctctgtctctccctcagcctccacctGGGCACTTCCTAGCACCCTCCCAGTCCAGCCCCCAGCTGGGGCAGCTCCCAGCCCTCTCTCACTACTACCCACTGTGGGCTGAATCTCAGTGGTGTCCCCCAGCACCTTGGCCTCTTCCTCTGCCTGGCATTGGTAGTTCCCTTATATTCCCACCTCACTCCCAGGCTGCAGACCATCCTTCCacagccctgcccagccctgacTTCAGGCTCTTCTATCTGCACCCCACCCTCCTCCCATTCCTCTCTGAGGTCATCCGTCCTCCGGACCCTGTTCCCAGTAccccctccagccccagccccctcctACAAATTCTTCTCTCTCCCAGTAGATGATCCCCAGGTTCACTTCTAAACATCACAGAACAAACTGTTTGAACTAGCCAAGGTCACATTCAAagctatttattctttttttttttttttgaacgggagtcttatttttaatttttttttttttgagatggagtctcgctctgtcacccaggctggaatgcaatggtgcaatcttggctcactgcaacctccacctccggggttcaagtgattcttctgcctcagcctcccaagtagctgggactacaagtgtatgccaccacatccagctaattttttgtatttttagtagagacagggtttcaccatgttggccagggtggtctcgagctcctgacctcgcgatccacccgccttggcctcccaaagtgctgggattacaggcatgagccaccgcccctggctggCTATTTATACTCTTTCCCCAACTCTGTCCCTGGGGAACCTTCTCCCCTCACTTCCCCTGGAGTTCCCTCCCGACAAAACACACTCACTTTTATCTTGCTGATACTGCGGCCTGGGGAACTGCTGAGCCAGTGTCTTGCACAGGTTCCTTTGGCTGAGGATCGAGGAAGGCCTGCCAAAAGCAAGCTCACCCTGAGGTCCCCGGGGAGAGGGCACCTTGGTGGGCAGAGCCTGAAGGAAGCAATAGCCAAGGCCGTGTGGGGCTCTCCCAATGCCAGGGAGGTCCCAGCCGAGGGAGCTGACCCTGCTCTCTCTGTGCCCCCTGCTATCTCCCAGGTGGCCCCTGCACAGGATCCCTCTTCACCCTGTCACCTCCCTTTAACCCTACCAAGGCTCGGATGGAGCAGGGGGAAGGACCCAGCTCTTTAGTCCTGAGATGAAGTTGCTGAGGTCCAGACTGACCAGAATGCACAGCCACCATTACCGCTTCCCCCAGACACCCCTCAAAACCCAGAAAAGCACGCAAGGCAGGTGGCCCCCAGACCCCAGGCCTGAGCTCCCCTGCCCCCCTGCCTGGCCGGTGCCTCCACTCTCCAGGTCCACCACCAGCCACTGAGCCACAccccctggaccagcagcagcaggagggccagggccaggccagggaggggcagggtggCTGCACCGGCCCAGCCTCATTGCAGCCCCACAAGCTCAGTGATGGGTGGGGCCTGCACCATGAATTCCTCATAGCGACGGAGAAACAGCTGGAAGCGAGCCAGGTATGAGTCCTCGTTGTACGGTAGCTGCTTCTCACGGAGGAACTGGGACACCACGGGCTTCACCTGGTGGAAGATGGGCAGGAGAGGGCCTATGAGCAGGGGCTGTGGGCAGGCCCATCATCCCGTCAGGGGAGGGAGGGACGTCATCTTCCCACCCCCAGTTCCTATCGGCCTTGTTCCAAGATTCTCCGGAGGAGCAGAAGGGCTTAAGTCAGAGAATTCTTGTCCCTAACCCTGCAGAAGAAAGGAGTGGCTTCTCTCCGACATCCAGGGATCCTGACTGCATGACAGCCCTCCTTGGCACAGGGGGATAAAAATCAGAGCTCCCTCTTAccaagcacctaccatgtgccaaacATTTCAGATATATTTCTCCATTTCATCCTCAAAGCCTGTCAACAGAAGCCCTtctactcccattttacagaagagaaagctGAGGCCTAGAGGCATTCAGTTCACTTGTCCAGTCGCCCTGCTAGTAAGAAACCTGGGTATCTCTGATTTAAAACCCATGCTGCTGTGGATACACTGGGCTGCCCTTCCTGGGTGACCTCTGACCAGGCCAGTTGGGGGACTTGGAGTTCAGGTGAACCCTGAAggttcctccctcccctcaccacttttttttttttttttttttgagacagggtcttactctgtcacccaggctggagtgcagtggcacgattatggTTCATTGCAGCCCCAACCTCTGCAGACTCAGGTGGCCCTCACCTCagcttccaagcagctgggaccacaagcatgtgccaccacaccccgctaagttttgaattttttgtagagatggggtttcaccatgttgcccaggctgctctcaaactcctgggctcaagcaatctgcccacctcagcctccgcaagtgccaggattatagtgTGAGCAACCCCCCCCAGGCGGAAGAATCTTCCTTTCCATCCTCTAACAGTCCCTTTATTCCAgcgcccccagcccagccctcgaCTACCTTCAGGCACATGTTATCAGACAGCCTGGGGAATAGATGGTGTTCCACATGGCAGCTGATGATCGAGTGGCCGAACGCCCAGTCCAGCACGGGCAGCCGGGCCAGGTTAAGCACCCCCAGGCTCATCATGTGAATCCGACGGGGCTTGTTGTCCCGGGAGAACATGGGCAGTCCGATGTGCTGTGACAGACACGTGGGTCACGCCGGGCAGCCTggacctccccaccccactccaggtGCCCTGGGACCTCATGCTACCCAGAGGGTTCTTGTGTCACCCACCTCCCATGTGGGGGGACCTGGTAGAGGGGCTCCTGGCCCAGCTCCGATGACgaccttgtctgttttctgcacTGAGTCTCATCCATCTCTGGGCCTCCCTCCCCATCTGAACAGTGAGGGGCTTAGCCTGCACACCTCTCAGGTCCCATGGTTCCCTAATGCTCTCAACTGCCTACCACTCAGTCTCATCACACTGTGCCCTTGCCTCATTCTGGAGAGACCCTTCCTGCTCTGTTCACCAGTCAAGATCCTACTCATCATTCAAGGTCAAGTTTAATAGGCAGTGTCAAGTGCTTCCTCTGCCAGGTGCTCAGGAACTCAGAGGTCAGGAACTCAGAGGTGACCAGGAGCTTCGGTGGGTTCAGGACAGGACTCAATTATGGGATTAAGTAATTAAGTAGTTAACAGCAGTTGTGGTAAGTGCTGGACAAGGAAGTACAGGAAGCTCTACTCTGAGGCCTTCCCTGGGCAGGGAGCAGGGAGACGTCCCTGTGGAAATGACGCTGGAGCTGAATGCTGAGCCCTGGCCTCCCGTGAGGAATTCCGTCTCCAGTTCCTCCATCTTTCTCGGGGCAGGCACTAGGGGCCTTTATCTCCTACTGCTTGGCATCCGCGCATGGAGGGAGGCATGCTGACTATGTTGAGGAGAAGCtcacttcattattattattattatttctttctttttagctggagtctcactgtgtcccccaggctggagttcagtggcgcaatctcggctcactgcaacctctgcctcccgggttcaagcgattctcccgcttcagcctcccaggtagctgggattactggtgctcgccactatgcccagctaatttttgtgtttttaatagagacagggttttaccatgttggccaggctcctgacctcaggtgatccacccacctcagtctcccaaagtgttgggattacaggagtgaaccaccgcacccagctgagaaGCCTGCTTCTTCCCTGAAACCAAAACTCGAATGATCCTCGGAGCAGGGGGTGGTCGGGAGGGGACCACTTACCACAACTGCTGTTAATTACTTAATCCCATAATTGTGTCCTGTCCTGCACCAATCCGAAGCTCCTGTTCACCCCTGATTTCCTAgacctagcatagtgcctggcagaGGAAGCACTTGACACTACCTGTGAAACTTGACCATGAATGATGAGTAGGATCTTGACTGCTGAGAGGGCAGGCAGGGTCTCTCCAGGACGAGGCGAGGGCACAGTGTGATGAGAGCGAGAGGGAGGATGCCTCATCCTTCAGGTGGCCCCTCTCTCCTCAACCTAGAGTCCAGCCTGTGATCAGGGCCCCTGGAGAATGCTCCCCTTAGCTGCCCAGCGCCCCAGGTTGGGGTGGCCTCACCTGGAAGATGTTGACGTGGAGGTAGGGGTGGGCCAACAGGGATCTGGTGAGGAACATGCAGCCCAGGGCTGAGCTGGGGTTCTTGAAGCCTGACACGTTCAGGAGCAGCCAGTAGTGAGAATAAAGGCCCAGAGAAATCAGGGCCAGCGTCCGCAGGGCTGTCCCGAGCTCCACCTTCCTCAGCCGCTCTGCCATAGGGGGAGGGGACAGGCAAGGCTCAGATCCATCAGGAGCGGCTCCCTGCTGGCTCAAGCGTGCTAAGGCAGTGGCAGGGGCCAGGCGTGTTCAATTCATACCCACAACAGCCCTGAAAAGCAGGGCACCCCATTGTGTGGATGAAGAAATAGAG is a window encoding:
- the FADS6 gene encoding fatty acid desaturase 6, encoding MEPARSAPRGGEALLRELEVLVQDVVRTSSWWERHGVDCAILALSLLALPAGFLCLRWENALVFASGITILGVCHYTLTVKGSHLATHGALTESKRWSKIWLLFFVEVCTAFTAEHATHGHIKMHHAYTNVVGLGDSSTWRLPCLNRYVYMFLAPFLLPIATPLVAVERLRKVELGTALRTLALISLGLYSHYWLLLNVSGFKNPSSALGCMFLTRSLLAHPYLHVNIFQHIGLPMFSRDNKPRRIHMMSLGVLNLARLPVLDWAFGHSIISCHVEHHLFPRLSDNMCLKVKPVVSQFLREKQLPYNEDSYLARFQLFLRRYEEFMVQAPPITELVGLQ